Within the Streptomyces sp. YIM 121038 genome, the region GGAGCGGGACGACCTCGGGCTCAAGGAAATCCGCAACGGCTTCGACCTGCGCAAGGAAATGGCCGAAGTGGCCGACTCCGTGCACGGGCGCGAGAGCGAGTCCGGCCAAGACCGCGCGGACGGCGCGAGCCGCTCCGGCACGTCCACGGCCTCGGCGAACGGCAGCGGCCGGATCGACATGGAGAAGCGCCCCGCCAAGCCCGCGGCCGACGACCACCCGCCCTTCGACGCCGACGCGACCTGAGCGCACCCGCGTGCGCCATCCGGCGCCACGCGTGCGCCGTCCGGTGCGCCGTGGTGCCCGCGGTCATGGCCTTCCGGCCACCCGTCCGCCGACTCCTTTGGCGGCTTCCGGAATCGGTGTGGCTATCCTGCCTTGTTGTCCGGCGTGAGGACGCCCGAGGGGGGCGGGCCGCTCCGGACCGACGACAGCGAGGAGGCGGCCGGGTACATGGAGACGACAAGTCGGGTAGGCGCTCAGGCGTCAGCCGCGGACGGTACCGCGTCGCAAGCGGTGCCCTCCGCCCGGCGTACGGTCGACGGCTACCTGCTGGCGCCCTTCCCCTGGTACGGCCTGGACGAGGCCTTCACGGGACCGCGCTGGCTGATGCAGGTCGGCACCGCGGCGGACGGCGCCGTGGAGCACGGTTCGATCGGCCACGGCGACGAGCCCTCGGTCCGCGCCGAGGGCGGCCTCGGCAACGGGGACAGGGAGCGGTTCGCGGTCGTGGTGACCGTCGCCGCCAACCCGGTGCGGCGCAGCGCCGACGGCACGGGCGTCCTGGAGGCCACCTCGGTGTCCTCCGCGGCCTGGCTCGCCGGGGTCGGGCTGCTGTCCTACACCTGGCCCGGGCAGATGGACCACAGCCTGCGGGACGACTGGCTGGACCAGCAGACGGAGACGGCGTGGGTCCTCGCGGACGACCTCGACGGCTCCGACTGGTCGTCCCTCTCCCTGCCGGTGGACGGGGTCCCGACCTCGTTCCACTACCGGGAGTCCGAGTACGGCTGGGTCCTCGCCGGGTCCACCCAGGAGGGGGTGCATCTGGGGGCGTACGGGCGCGGGATGAGCGCGTACGGCCTCGGCTTCTCGGTGGTCAAGGACATCGCCGCCTACGCGAAGTAGCCCTCCGGGCAGGTACGCGGGAAGGGGCGCCGCTCGCGATGGGCGGCGCCCCTTCCCGCGCGGGTGCGCTCGTCGGCCTCCGGCCTCGTCCTCACACGCCGGACGGGCTCGATGCCCCGTCCGTTCCCGGGCTTCGCGTCAGAACTTGTTGCGCGGCGTGATGCCCAGGGACAGGCCGGACAGGCCGCGCTGGCGGCCGCCGAGCTTGCCCGCGATCGTGCGCAGCGCGCTGCCCGCCGGGGACTCGGGGTCGGAGAGGACCACCGGCCTGCCCTCGTCGCCGCCCTCGCGCAGGCGCACGTCGATGGGGATGGAGCCGAGCACCGGCACCGTCGCGCCGGTCGTCTTCGTGAGGCCCTCGGCGACCCGCTGGCCGCCGCCCGTGCCGAAGACGTCGACCATCTCGCCGCAGTGCGGGCAGGGCAGCCCGGACATGTTCTCGACCACGCCGACGATCTTCTGGTGGGTCTGGACGGCGATGGAGCCCGCGCGCTCGGCGACCTCGGCCGCCGCCTGCTGGGGCGTGGTGACGACCAGGATCTCGGCGTTCGGCACCAGCTGGGCGACGGAGATCGCGATGTCGCCGGTGCCCGGCGGCAGGTCCATCAGGAGCACGTCCAGATCGCCCCAGAAGACGTCCGCGAGGAACTGCTGGAGCGCGCGGTGCAGCATCGGGCCGCGCCACACCACCGGCGCGTTGCCCGGCGTGAACATGCCGATGGAGATGACCTTCACGCCGTTCGCCGACGGCGGCATGATCATGTTCTCGACCTGGGTGGGGCGGCCGTCCGCGCCGAGCATGCGCGGCACCGAGTGGCCGTAGATGTCGGCGTCGACCACGCCGACCTTGAGGCCGTCGGCTGCCATCGCCGCCGCGAGGTTCACCGTCACGGACGACTTGCCGACGCCGCCCTTGCCGGAGGCGACCGCGTACACACGGGTCAGGGAGCCGGGCTTGGCGAAGGGCACCTCGCGCTCGGCCTGGCCGCCGCGCAGCGCCGTCGCGAGCTCCTTGCGCTGCTCGTCGCTCATCACGTCGAGCGTCACGTCGACCCGTGTGACGCCCTCGACGCGGGCGACGGCGTCCGTCACGTTCTTCGTGATCGTGTCCCGCATCGGGCAGCCGGAGACCGTCAGATACACCGCGACCGCGACCGCGCCGTCCGCGCCGATGTCCACGGACTTGACCATCCCCAGTTCGGTGATGGGCCGCTGGATCTCGGGGTCGTTCACCGTCGCCAGCGCTTCGCGCACCGCGTCTTCCGTAACCATGTACTCGATGGTACGGCTCCCGGTAGGGGGGTTCGGAAGGCCCGTCAGCGGTCGCCTACGTCACGTGCCCGGGCGGCCTCGGGCGGGAATACCGGACGCTGCTCCTCCAGCTCCTTGACCAGGTCCTGGAGTTCGGAGCGGAGCCAGTCACGGGTGGCGACCTCGCCGAGGCCCATGCGCAGCGAGGCCAGCTCGCGCGTCAGGTACTCGGTGTCGGCGATGGAGCGCTCGTTCTGCCTGCGGTCCTGCTCGTGGGTGACGCGGTCGCGGTCGTCCTGGCGGTTCTGCGCGAGCAGGATCAGCGGGGCCGCGTAGGAGGCCTGGAGCGAGAGCATCAGGGTCAGGAAGATGAAGGGGTAGTTGTCGAAGCGCAGGCTCTCGGGGGCGGAGACGTTCCAGACCACCCACATGATGATGACGACCGTCATCCAGACGATGAACCGGCCGGTGCCGAGGAAGCGCGCGATCCGCTCCGAGAGCCGCCCGAAGGCCTCGGGGTCGTAGTCCGGAAGGAGTTTGCGGCGCCGCGCACGGGGCTGGTCGAGGCGGAACCGGGGCCGGGTCTCCGGCCGGGGCTCGCGCCGCTCCTCGCGCGCCTCGCGCTCGCGCCCGCCGACGCGTCCCTGCCGTTCACGCGCCATGGCCGGCCTCCTCCTGGAGGTGGAACTCCGTCTCGCGCCAGTCCTCGGGCAGCATGTGGTCCAGTACGTCGTCGACGGTGACGGCTCCGAGGAGCGCGCCCCCCTCGTCGACCACGGGCGCCGCCACCATGTCGTACGCGGCGAAGAAGCCCGCGACGACCGGCAGCTGGTCCTCCGGCGAGAGGGGCCGCAGATCGTCGTCGAGGATCGAGCCGACGAGCGTGTAGGGCGGGTCGCGCAGGAGCCGCTGGAAGTGCACGGTGCCCAGGTACTTGCCGGTCGGGGTCTCGTCCGGCGGGCGGCACACGTACACCTGCGCGGCGAGGGCGGGCGAGAGGTCCTCCTGCCGCACCCGGGCGAGGGCGTCGGCGACCGTGGCGTCCGGGCGGAGCACGATCGGCTCGGTCGTCATCAGACCGCCCGCCGTGCGCTCCTCGTACGCCATCAGGCGCCGTACGTCGGCCGCGTCGTCCGGCTGCATCAGGGTCAGCAGGCGTTCCTTGTCGTCCTCGGGGAGCTCGGCGAGCAGGTCGGCCGCGTCGTCGGGGTCCATGGCCTCCAGGACGTCGGCGGCGCGCTCCTCCTTGAGCTTGCCGAGGATCTCGATCTGGTCGTCCTCCGGGAGCTCTTCGAGGACGTCGGCGAGCCGGTCGTCGTCGAGGGCGGCGGCCACCTCGGCGCGGCGCTTGGCGGAGAGGTGGTGCAGGACGTTGGCGAGGTCGGCGGGGCGCAGCTGCTCGAAGGTGGCGAGCAGGTTCTCGGCGCCCTGCCCGTGCTCCTCCAGGGAGAAGCCGTCCACGGCGGACCAGTCGACGGTCAGCGTCTCGCCCTTGCGCCGGAAGGCGCCCTCCTTGCCCTTGCGGACGAAGACCCGGTCGACCTCCCAGTCGCGGCGGGCCGGGAGCTGGCGCACGGACACGTCGAGGACGGTGACCTCCTCGCCGGTCTCCACCAGGCGCACGCGCCGGTCGAGCATCTCGCCGAGCACGAGGCGCTCGGTGGGGCGCTGCTCGAAGCGGCGCACGTTCAGGACGCCGGTGCTGATGACCTCGCCGGACTCGATGCCGGTCACCCGGGTCATGGGCAGGAAGATGCGCCGGCGGGTCGCGAGCTCGACGACCAGGCCGAGCAGCCGGGGCGGCCTCCTGCCGACGCGGAGCATGACGACGAGGTCGCGCACGCGGCCCACCTGGTCGCCGTTCGGGTCGAAGACCGCGGTGCCGGACAGGTGCGAGACGAAGATCCGGGGCGCGCCTCCTGCCATGTGCCGCGCCTTTCTCGGGGTGCGTCAGGGAACCGTTTCGGCGGTATGTGCCCTATGCCGGTGATACGGGGTTCAGGCTAGCCCGTACCCCGCGCATATGCCCTGGTGAGCGGTCCGGACGGACTGGCTCCGAGGGGTGTGGGAGACACCGGTACGCTGCGGTACGCCCGGCCGTCCAGGCGTACGGCCGTGGCCGCAGACGACGTCCGCACGAGAGGCAGCCCCACCTGTGACTGCGATGCGACCGGCTCCCCGATTCCGAAGGTCCGCGCTGCTCGGCGCGGTGTGTGCGGGGCTCGTGGTGGGCGGTGCGGGGCTGACGGCGTGCGGCGGTGGCGGGGAGGATCCGGACCAGGGCACGAACGGCGTCGGCAAGCTCTCCGCGGCCAGGATCCAGAGCAAGGCCCGGCAGGCCGCCGAGGCGGCACCCGCCGTGCGGCTGTCCGGCAGCGTGGTCACCAAGGGCCACACGTACAAGCTCGACATGCGGCTCACGGCCAACGGCGGGACGGGCACGGTGACGTCCAAGGGGCAGATGTTCGAGCTGCTCCGCGTCGGCGAGAACCTCTTCCTGAAGGCGGACTCGGCCTTCTGGGCGCACGAGGGCGAGGACGGCGGCTCCCCGGGCGCGGACAGCTCGGCGGCGGCCAAGCTCGACGGCAAGTACGTGAAGGTGCCCCAGGGCGACCCGGCCTACCGCAGGCTCAGCGGGTTCACCGACAAGGACGTGCTGCTCGACGGCACCCTCGCGCTGCACGGCACGCTGGCCAAGGGCGAGCGCGGCGGCTCCGGCAGCAAGCGCTACATCAGGATCAGCGGCGACGAGGGCGCGGGCGGCACCCTGGAGGTGTCCCTCGACGGCAAGCCGTACCCGCTGACCCTGCGGCGCGCGGGCGGCGCGGGCACGCTGCGGCTCAGCGAGTGGAACCAGGCCGTCCCGCTGAAGGAGCCGGGCCTGAACGAGACGGTGGACTACGGCAAGCAGCTGCCCACGTCGTAGCCGCCGCTCAGCGCCGCTTCCTCCCCCTGCCCAGGAGCAGCTTCGGCAGCGCCTGGGGCATGGGCCTGCGGGTCGTCGCGGGCGTCGGCAGCGGCGGGGCCGCCAGTGAGCCGCCCGGGGGCTCCAGGTCCGCCTCGCGCGGCGTGAGGCGCAGCACGCGGCACTCGGCCGCCCAGCGCTCGACGACGCGCTCGCCGTCGGGGGCGTTCAGCCGCTTGCCCTTCAGCTCGGCCACCGCCGCCTCCCACTCCTCGGTGCGCGGCGCGAGCTCCGTGACCGTGGCCGTCCAGGACAGGAGGCGGCCGCCCTTGTCCTTGCTGCGCACGGTCACCTCGGCGGTGGCGCCGTCGGCGAGGTGCGGCAGGGGCTGCTCGCCGGGGCCGTCGCCCACGAGGTGCGCCGCGCCGTCGAGCCAGACGTGCCACAGGGCGCGGGCGGGACCCGCGCCGCGCACCCAGATCAGGCCGGACTTCTTGGTGGCCTCTTCGATCAGGGCGCGCCCGAACAGGGTGTCAGCGGTCATGACGGCAGCTTAGCCAGCGGCCCCGCGGCCGGGGCCCCCGCTCACAGCCAGCCGTTGCGCTTCAGGGTGCGGTGGATCGAGTAGCAGGCCGTCGCGATCAGGCCGAGGACCATCGGGTAGCCGAAGCGCCAGTGCAGTTCGGGCATGTGGTCGAAGTTCATGCCGTAGACGCCGCACACGGCCGTGGGGACGGCGATGATGGCCGCCCAGGACGTGATCTTGCGCATGTCCTCGTTCTGCGCGACGGCGGCCTGCGCGAGGTTGGCCTGGAGGATCGAGTTGAGCAGCTCGTCGAAGCCGAGCACCTGCTCCTGGACGCGGGCGAGGTGGTCGGCGACGTCGCGGAAGTACTTCTGGATGTCGGGGTCGACGAGCCGCATGGGGCGCTCGCTGAGCAGCTGCATCGGGCGCAGCAGCGGCTGCACGGCCCGCTTGAACTCCAGGACCTCGCGCTTGAGCTGGTAGATCCGCCCGGCGTCGACGCCGCGCGAGCCGCCCTTGCCGGTGGCCGCGAAGACCTCGTTCTCGACGTCGTCGATGTCGACCTGCATCGCGTCGGCGACCGCCAGATAGCCGTCGACGACGTGGTCGGCGATGGTGTGCAGGACCGCCGACGGGCCCTTGGCGAGCAGTTCGGGCTCGTCCTGGAGGCGGCGGCGCAGCGCGCGCAGCGAGCCGTGGCCGCCGTGCCGGACGGTGATGAAGAAGTCCCGGCCGGTGAAGCACATGACCTCGCCGGTCTCCACCACCTCGCTGGTGGCGGTCAGCTCGGCGTGCTCCACGTAGTGGATGGTCTTGAAGACCGTGAACAGCGTGTCGTCGTAGCGCTCCAGCTTGGGCCGCTGGTGGGCGTGGACGGCGTCCTCGACGGCCAGCGGGTGCAGCCCGAACTCGGCGGCGATGCCCGCGAATTCGGCCTCCGTCGGCTCGTGCAGGCCGATCCAGGCGAAGCCGCCGTCGCGGCGGACCTGGAGCATCGCCTCGTGCGGGGTGAGGGTCTCGTCGCAGGACACGCGGCGGCCGTCGCGGTAGACCGCGCAGTCGACGACGGCGGACGCGGCACGGGGATCGCGGGTCGCGTCGTACGAGCTGTAGGCGCCGCTGTCCTTGCGCAGGGAGGGACGGACCGCGGCGCGCAGGTCACGGATCATCGACATGGGCAGGCTCCTTCGACGAAAGGGCCGCCTGCGGCGGGTGGAACTGCCCGGAATGGGGACGTCCGGCTGTGTTGGGAGGCACGTCCACAAAGCGGGGAGCACCGCACCGTCGCGGAGGCAGCAACGCTACTGATGCAGATCAGGTGAAACGCGGTGCTCTTCCGTCGTGCGGGGCACAGGCCGGTCGGGGCCGAGGAGTTCGTGAAGTGCCGGGCGCACGGCCGCAGCGTCGTTGCTGCGGGAGGTCAGCGGGCGGAAGAGCGAGTGGTACTGCACGGTCGACTTCGATCCACTGCAGCCCCACCTCCTCCGGCCGGTCCCCCGTAGGGGAGTTCCCAGGCGCACGCGGGCGCCGTCCGTCGAGTGCGGACCCGAGGGCCCTGAGGTCCGGGCTTGAGAGCGACGCTTCTGCGTGCCGCCCGGGCCAGCAGCCAACAGTATCAGCCGACCGGTGCGCCAAACCCCCACCTTTACCCATCACTGACGAGTTCTATGCTCACGGCATGGCTGATGTTCTTGCTCTGGTCGAGGCCCGGTTGCGCGACGGCCTGGGCGAACCGGACGCGCGCGCGGCGGTGACGTTCCTCGGTACGGACCGCGTCGAGGTGTTGCGCTTTCCGGCCGAAAGCACGGGGGTCGTGCGGTACGCCACCCTCGGCATGTCCGCCCAGCCGATGGCCGACCCCACGGCCGTCCTCGCGGACCCGGTGAAGGGCCCGCGCGCGGAGCTGGTCCTCTCCGTGCGGGGCGGCGTCGCCGACACCGACAAGGTGCTCAGGCCGCTGGCCGTGCTCGCCGCGTCACCGCAGGTCGAAGGCGTCGTGGTGGCTCCCGGCAGCTCGCTGGACGTGGGCGAGCCGCTGTGGCCGGGCGCGCCCTTCACCTCGGTCCTCGTCGCCGAGCCCGGCGGCCTGGTGGCGGATCTGGAGCTGGCCGAGCCGATGGAGCCCGTACGGTTCCTGCCGCTGCTCCCGATGACGCCGAACGAGGCGGCCTGGAAGCGGGTGCACGGCGCGCAGGCCCTCCAGGAGCGCTGGCTGAGCAAGGGCACGGACCTGCGCGATCCGCTGCGCGCGGGCGTCGCCCTGGACTGAGGGGGCCGGCGCCGGGCCGACGGGCCGTGGCTTCCGGGTCGTGTGCGTCCAGGGGGGGCTGTATCGGGGTCGCGCATGGGGGCCGTGTGCGTCCAGGGGGTGCGTATCGGGGCCACGCGTCCTGTCCGTGCGCGTCCAGGGGGCGCGTATCGGAGCCACGCGTCCGGGGCGTGTGCGTCCCTAGCGGGTGCGTACCCGTGCCGCGCGTCCGGGTCGCGTGCGTCTACGCTTCCGCGCCCGGCACACTCACTCTCCTGGGCCGTACGTCTCCCCGGCCCTGGACCACCGGCGCCCGTACCCCCACCGCCGTACGCCTGCGCCACCCCCGGCCGAAGGCGTACGCGGTCCCGCGCGGCCACGCCCCTCGCCCGGCCCTCCCGGTGCCCGCGCCGTGCGGTCGCACTCCGGACGGGTGATCGTCCTTGACGCGGCGTCCACCGGGGAGGACCGTGGGGCGCTATGAGGGGCGAACCCAGTTGCCCGAAGTGTGGTGGCCGGGTCAGGGCTCCCGGCCTCTTTGCCGACTCCTGGCAGTGTGACGTGCACGGCACCGTGCATCCGCTGCAGCCCGTGATCCCGCCCAGCGTCGAGGCGCTCAGCGTCGTGGTGCACCGTGCGCAGGTGCCGGTGTGGATGCCCTGGCCGCTGCCCGTCGGCTGGCTCTTCACCGGGGTGGCCTGCGCGGGCGACGACCGCAGCGGCGGCCGGGCCACCGCCGTGGCCTGCTCGGGCCCCGCCCCGCTCGGCGGCGGCGGCGAACTCATCCTGGTCGCCGAGGAGTTGGGCGTCGGCCTCGGCGCGCGCTACGCGGGCATCGACGGCCCCGACCCCGGCCCCGGCATGAACGTCGGCAAGCCGCCCGCCGCCAAGGTCCTCGCCGCCGGTCGCCCGACGCCCATGTGGCACGTGTCCGGCACGCCCGAGGACCGCGCGGTGTTCGCGGGCGAGGCGTGCGGCCTGTGGCTGTGGGCGGTCGCGTGGCCCGAGCAGTCGGGGCTCCTGATGTACGACGAGCTGGTGCTCACGGACCTGCGGGACGCGGGGGCGGAGGTCGAACTGCTGCCCTGCGGGGCGCTGTCGCCGCGCCTGCTGACGCCGTAGCCCTCGCGGGGCGTGTCCCTGCCGTTGTACCTACTGTGTCCCCGCCGTGTCCCCGAGCGCGCTCCGCGTGCGCACGCGCTGGCCGGTCGCCCCTGAGGCGGCCGTTATCCTTGAAGCGCCCCTATGTCCGTCCCGAACAGCGTGGAGTCCTCGCGTGCGCATCGACCTGCACACCCACTCCACCGCTTCCGACGGCACGGACACCCCGGCCGAGCTGGTGCGCAACGCCGCCGCCGCGGGGCTCGACGTCGTCGCCCTGACCGATCACGACAGCACGCGCGGCCACGCCGAGGCCATCGCCGCGCTGCCCGCCGGCCTGACCCTCGTCACCGGTGCCGAGCTGTCCTGCCGCCTCGACGGCGTGGGCCTGCACATGCTGGCGTACCTCTTCGACCCGGACGAGCCGGAGCTCGCGCGGGCGCGCGAGCTGGTGCGCGACGACCGGGTGCCGCGCGCGCGGACCATGGTCCGCAAGCTCCAGGAGCTCGGCGTCCCCGTGACCTGGGAGCAGGTCGAGCGGATCGCGGGCGACGGCTCCGTGGGCCGCCCGCACGTCGCCGAGGCCCTCGTGGAGCTCGGCGTCGTCGCCGACGTCTCGGCCGCCTTCACGCCCGAGTGGCTCGCCGACGGCGGGCGCGCGTACGCGGAGAAGACCGAGCTCGACCCCTTCGAGGCGATCCGCCTGGTCAAGGCCGCGGGCGGCGTCACCGTGTTCGCCCACCCGGCCGCCGCCCAGCGCGGCAGGATCGTCCCGGAGTCCGCGATAGCCGAGCTGGCCGCCGCGGGCCTCGACGGCATCGAGGTCGACCACCCCGAGCAGCTGGCGTACGCCCCCGAGGCGGGCCCGCGCCTGCGCGCCCTCGCCGCCGACCTCGGCCTGCTCGTGACCGGCTCCAGTGACTACCACGGCAGCCGCAAGACCGTCTCGCTCGGTGAGTACACCACCGACCCCGAGATCTACGGCGAGATCACGCGCCGCGCCACCGGGGCCTTCCCGGTGCCGGGCGCGGGCGGAGACCTGTCCGCCTAGCGGGCGCGTCCACCGTCCGCCACGCCTGTCCGGGGCCGCGGCCCCGCCGCGCCGTGCGCGGCCGCCGCCGCCCCACCTCCCTCACCTCGTACGACTCTCTGCAAGGCCATCACCGTGTTCGACGTCGCCGTTTTCGGATCTCTCTTCCTCACCCTTTTTGTCATCATGGATCCCCCCGGGATCACGCCGATCTTCCTCGCCCTGACCGCGGGCCGCCC harbors:
- a CDS encoding sec-independent translocase, giving the protein MFNDIGVFEIVTLVILAVLIFGPDKLPKFIQDASRTIRKIRQFSDSAKQDIRDELGPEFKDFEFDDLNPKKFIRKQMERDDLGLKEIRNGFDLRKEMAEVADSVHGRESESGQDRADGASRSGTSTASANGSGRIDMEKRPAKPAADDHPPFDADAT
- a CDS encoding Mrp/NBP35 family ATP-binding protein, whose translation is MVTEDAVREALATVNDPEIQRPITELGMVKSVDIGADGAVAVAVYLTVSGCPMRDTITKNVTDAVARVEGVTRVDVTLDVMSDEQRKELATALRGGQAEREVPFAKPGSLTRVYAVASGKGGVGKSSVTVNLAAAMAADGLKVGVVDADIYGHSVPRMLGADGRPTQVENMIMPPSANGVKVISIGMFTPGNAPVVWRGPMLHRALQQFLADVFWGDLDVLLMDLPPGTGDIAISVAQLVPNAEILVVTTPQQAAAEVAERAGSIAVQTHQKIVGVVENMSGLPCPHCGEMVDVFGTGGGQRVAEGLTKTTGATVPVLGSIPIDVRLREGGDEGRPVVLSDPESPAGSALRTIAGKLGGRQRGLSGLSLGITPRNKF
- a CDS encoding DUF1003 domain-containing protein — encoded protein: MARERQGRVGGREREAREERREPRPETRPRFRLDQPRARRRKLLPDYDPEAFGRLSERIARFLGTGRFIVWMTVVIIMWVVWNVSAPESLRFDNYPFIFLTLMLSLQASYAAPLILLAQNRQDDRDRVTHEQDRRQNERSIADTEYLTRELASLRMGLGEVATRDWLRSELQDLVKELEEQRPVFPPEAARARDVGDR
- a CDS encoding CBS domain-containing protein; the protein is MAGGAPRIFVSHLSGTAVFDPNGDQVGRVRDLVVMLRVGRRPPRLLGLVVELATRRRIFLPMTRVTGIESGEVISTGVLNVRRFEQRPTERLVLGEMLDRRVRLVETGEEVTVLDVSVRQLPARRDWEVDRVFVRKGKEGAFRRKGETLTVDWSAVDGFSLEEHGQGAENLLATFEQLRPADLANVLHHLSAKRRAEVAAALDDDRLADVLEELPEDDQIEILGKLKEERAADVLEAMDPDDAADLLAELPEDDKERLLTLMQPDDAADVRRLMAYEERTAGGLMTTEPIVLRPDATVADALARVRQEDLSPALAAQVYVCRPPDETPTGKYLGTVHFQRLLRDPPYTLVGSILDDDLRPLSPEDQLPVVAGFFAAYDMVAAPVVDEGGALLGAVTVDDVLDHMLPEDWRETEFHLQEEAGHGA
- a CDS encoding magnesium and cobalt transport protein CorA, with the protein product MSMIRDLRAAVRPSLRKDSGAYSSYDATRDPRAASAVVDCAVYRDGRRVSCDETLTPHEAMLQVRRDGGFAWIGLHEPTEAEFAGIAAEFGLHPLAVEDAVHAHQRPKLERYDDTLFTVFKTIHYVEHAELTATSEVVETGEVMCFTGRDFFITVRHGGHGSLRALRRRLQDEPELLAKGPSAVLHTIADHVVDGYLAVADAMQVDIDDVENEVFAATGKGGSRGVDAGRIYQLKREVLEFKRAVQPLLRPMQLLSERPMRLVDPDIQKYFRDVADHLARVQEQVLGFDELLNSILQANLAQAAVAQNEDMRKITSWAAIIAVPTAVCGVYGMNFDHMPELHWRFGYPMVLGLIATACYSIHRTLKRNGWL
- a CDS encoding suppressor of fused domain protein, translated to MADVLALVEARLRDGLGEPDARAAVTFLGTDRVEVLRFPAESTGVVRYATLGMSAQPMADPTAVLADPVKGPRAELVLSVRGGVADTDKVLRPLAVLAASPQVEGVVVAPGSSLDVGEPLWPGAPFTSVLVAEPGGLVADLELAEPMEPVRFLPLLPMTPNEAAWKRVHGAQALQERWLSKGTDLRDPLRAGVALD
- a CDS encoding DUF6758 family protein, which encodes MRGEPSCPKCGGRVRAPGLFADSWQCDVHGTVHPLQPVIPPSVEALSVVVHRAQVPVWMPWPLPVGWLFTGVACAGDDRSGGRATAVACSGPAPLGGGGELILVAEELGVGLGARYAGIDGPDPGPGMNVGKPPAAKVLAAGRPTPMWHVSGTPEDRAVFAGEACGLWLWAVAWPEQSGLLMYDELVLTDLRDAGAEVELLPCGALSPRLLTP
- a CDS encoding PHP domain-containing protein, coding for MRIDLHTHSTASDGTDTPAELVRNAAAAGLDVVALTDHDSTRGHAEAIAALPAGLTLVTGAELSCRLDGVGLHMLAYLFDPDEPELARARELVRDDRVPRARTMVRKLQELGVPVTWEQVERIAGDGSVGRPHVAEALVELGVVADVSAAFTPEWLADGGRAYAEKTELDPFEAIRLVKAAGGVTVFAHPAAAQRGRIVPESAIAELAAAGLDGIEVDHPEQLAYAPEAGPRLRALAADLGLLVTGSSDYHGSRKTVSLGEYTTDPEIYGEITRRATGAFPVPGAGGDLSA